One Scomber scombrus chromosome 4, fScoSco1.1, whole genome shotgun sequence genomic region harbors:
- the piwil1 gene encoding piwi-like protein 1 isoform X1 has translation MTGRARARSRGRARGQETTAPGAVGQVQARETAPAAPPPAEGELVGRGRQKGAPGPFSAEAVLQISAGFQQVKLGERGGRRRDFHDAGINTRQAMEHVKESKSGTSGSAIQLSANFFRILSRPQWVLYQYHVDFKPPMESRRLRTALLFHHDEVLGSARSFDGALLFLPHKLHSKETVLHSETRNGEKVQITVTLTNELPPTSPVCIQFYNIIFRRILRILNMQQIGRNYYNPNDPLNIPQHRLTIWPGYTTTILQYESSIMLCTDVSHKVLRSETVLDFMANLRHQCGNQRFPDICAKELIGLIVLTKYNNKTYRIDDLAWDHTPNNTFKRGDTEISFKNYYKTQYGLDITDGNQVLLISHVKKLGPAGGPPPGPAMLIPELCYLTGLTDKMRADFNIMKDLSTHTRLTPEQREGRLDRFVSNIRKNTDAQAELDKWGLSFDKQLLSLTGRVLPGERIFQGSRSYQYDFRTADWAKEMRGIPLINSPPLNNWLVFHTRRNGNEAQSLVQTLNKVSGPLGIRLQRPVMIEYEDHQESLLRALQQNVGPQVQIVVVVLPSNRKDKYDSVKKYLCVDCPTPSQCVVSRTLSRPQALMTVATKIALQMACKMGGELWSVEIPLKQLMIVGIDCYHDTAAGKRSIGALVASLNQSMSRWYSKCVLQHKGQEIMDGLKMALSGALKDYLKFNNCLPSRIIVYRDGVGDGQLHSVVNYEVSQIMDSIKSMGHDYLPKLSVVVVKKRISSRFFAQINGKVTNPPPGTIVDSEVTRPEWYDFYIVSQSVRSGSVSPTHYNVVYDTSGLKPDHMQRLTYKLCHMYYNWQGIIRVPAPCQYAHKLAFLVGQSIHREHSAQLDDFLFYL, from the exons ATGACTGGTCGGGCACGGGCAAGGTCACGAGGCAGAGCACGCGGTCAAGAGACCACTGCACCTGGAGCGGTAGGACAAGT CCAGGCTCGAGAGACAGCACCGGCAGCTCCACCACCAGCAGAGGGAGAGCTGGTTGGTAGAGGGAGGCAGAAAGGAGCTCCAGGACCTTTTTCTGCAGAAG CTGTTCTACAGATATCAGCTGGATTCCAGCAGGTGAAACTGGGAGAACGAGGTGGACGTCGTCGGGATTTTCATGATGCAGGCATTAACACCAGGCAGGCCATGGAGCATGTCAAGGAATCAAAGTCTG GAACTTCTGGTTCTGCCATTCAGCTGTCGGCCAACTTCTTTCGCATCCTGTCGCGCCCTCAGTGGGTTCTGTATCAGTACCATGTGGACTTTAAACCCCCGATGGAGTCTCGCCGCCTCAGAACTGCCCTCCTCTTCCACCACGACGAAGTCCTAGGCTCAGCGCGGAGCTTTGATGGAGCTCTGCTATTTCTGCCTCACAAACTGCACAGCAAG GAGACTGTGCTACACAGCGAGACAAGGAATGGGGAGAAGGTTCAGATCACTGTCACCCTGACAAATGAACTGCCACCTACATCACCAGTGTGCATTCAGTTTTACAACATCATATTCAGACG GATCCTGCGAATTCTCAACATGCAGCAGATTGGACGCAACTACTACAACCCCAATGATCCACTCAACATCCCACAGCACAG GCTGACCATCTGGCCAGGTTACACCACCACCATCTTGCAGTACGAGTCGTCTATCATGCTGTGTACGGACGTGAGCCACAAGGTGCTGCGTAGTGAGACGGTCCTTGACTTTATGGCCAATCTGAGGCATCAGTGTGGAAATCAACGCTTTCCAGATATCTGCGCCAAGGAGCTTATTGGACTCATAGTCCTTACTAA GTACAACAACAAAACCTACAGGATTGATGACCTTGCATGGGATCACACTCCCAACAACACATTCAAGAGGGGAGACACTGAAATTTCCTTCAAGAACTACTACAAGACT CAATATGGTCTGGACATCACTGATGGGAACCAGGTGCTTCTCATCAGCCACGTGAAGAAGCTCGGTCCAGCTGGAGGTCCTCCGCCCGGCCCGGCCATGCTCATCCCAGAGCTGTGCTACCTCACAG GCTTGACTGATAAGATGCGAGCAGACTTCAACATCATGAAGGACTTGAGCACCCACACCAGACTGACACCAGAGCAGAGGGAGGGACGCCTCGACAGATTTGTCTCTAACATCCGAAA GAACACTGATGCGCAGGCAGAGTTGGACAAGTGGGGACTCAGCTTTGATAAGCAGCTCCTAAGTCTGACTGGCAGAGTCCTCCCAGGGGAGAGGATTTTCCAGGGATCAAGATCG TATCAGTACGACTTCCGGACAGCGGACTGGGCGAAAGAGATGCGTGGGATACCTCTGATCAACTCTCCTCCGCTGAATAACTGGCTTGTGTTTCACACCCGGCGTAATGGTAACGAAGCTCAGTCTCTGGTGCAGACCCTCAACAAAGTCTCAGGTCCACTCGGCATCCGCCTCCAAAGACCTGTGAT GATTGAGTATGAGGATCACCAAGAGTCTCTCCTCAGAGCCCTGCAGCAAAACGTTGGACCTCAAGTACAGATA gtGGTGGTGGTCCTCCCCAGCAACAGGAAGGACAAGTACGACAGCGTCAAGAAGTACCTTTGCGTGGACTGCCCCACTCCCAGCCAGTGTGTGGTGTCCCGCACCCTCAGCCGACCTCAGGCGCTCATGACCGTTGCTACCAAGATTGCTCTGCAGATGGCCTGCAAGATGGGAGGAGAGTTGTGGAGCGTGGAAATCCCT CTCAAACAGCTGATGATTGTGGGCATTGATTGCTACCATGACACCGCTGCTGGGAAAAGGTCCATCGGGGCTCTAGTGGCCAGCCTCAACCAGAGCATGAGCAG GTGGTACTCAAAGTGTGTGCTTCAGCACAAAGGTCAGGAGATCATGGATGGACTGAAGATGGCCTTGAGTG gtGCACTCAAAGACTACCTGAAGTTCAACAACTGCCTTCCTTCACGCATCATCGTGTACCGAGATGGAGTGGGAGACGGCCAGCTGCACAGCGTGGTCAACTATGAGGTTTCTCAGATTATGGACTCCATCAAGTCCATGGGCCATGACTACTT GCCTAAGCTGAGCGTGGTGGTGGTGAAGAAGCGCATCAGCAGCAGGTTCTTCGCCCAAATCAATGGCAAGGTGACCAACCCTCCCCCAGGAACCATCGTCGACTCAGAGGTCACCCGCCCAGAGTG GTATGACTTCTACATTGTGAGCCAGTCTGTCCGAAGCGGAAGCGTCTCCCCAACCCACTACAACGTTGTGTACGACACCAGTGGGCTGAAGCCCGATCACATGCAGCGGCTCACCTACAAACTGTGCCACATGTACTACAACTGGCAG ggGATCATCCGAGTGCCTGCTCCCTGCCAGTACGCCCACAAACTGGCCTTCCTTGTGGGTCAAAGCATCCACAGGGAGCACAGTGCGCAACTGGATGACTTCCTCTTCTACCTGTGA
- the piwil1 gene encoding piwi-like protein 1 isoform X2 has product MTGRARARSRGRARGQETTAPGASQARETAPAAPPPAEGELVGRGRQKGAPGPFSAEAVLQISAGFQQVKLGERGGRRRDFHDAGINTRQAMEHVKESKSGTSGSAIQLSANFFRILSRPQWVLYQYHVDFKPPMESRRLRTALLFHHDEVLGSARSFDGALLFLPHKLHSKVTVLHSETRNGEKVQITVTLTNELPPTSPVCIQFYNIIFRRILRILNMQQIGRNYYNPNDPLNIPQHRLTIWPGYTTTILQYESSIMLCTDVSHKVLRSETVLDFMANLRHQCGNQRFPDICAKELIGLIVLTKYNNKTYRIDDLAWDHTPNNTFKRGDTEISFKNYYKTQYGLDITDGNQVLLISHVKKLGPAGGPPPGPAMLIPELCYLTGLTDKMRADFNIMKDLSTHTRLTPEQREGRLDRFVSNIRKNTDAQAELDKWGLSFDKQLLSLTGRVLPGERIFQGSRSYQYDFRTADWAKEMRGIPLINSPPLNNWLVFHTRRNGNEAQSLVQTLNKVSGPLGIRLQRPVMIEYEDHQESLLRALQQNVGPQVQIVVVVLPSNRKDKYDSVKKYLCVDCPTPSQCVVSRTLSRPQALMTVATKIALQMACKMGGELWSVEIPLKQLMIVGIDCYHDTAAGKRSIGALVASLNQSMSRWYSKCVLQHKGQEIMDGLKMALSGALKDYLKFNNCLPSRIIVYRDGVGDGQLHSVVNYEVSQIMDSIKSMGHDYLPKLSVVVVKKRISSRFFAQINGKVTNPPPGTIVDSEVTRPEWYDFYIVSQSVRSGSVSPTHYNVVYDTSGLKPDHMQRLTYKLCHMYYNWQGIIRVPAPCQYAHKLAFLVGQSIHREHSAQLDDFLFYL; this is encoded by the exons ATGACTGGTCGGGCACGGGCAAGGTCACGAGGCAGAGCACGCGGTCAAGAGACCACTGCACCTGGAGCG agCCAGGCTCGAGAGACAGCACCGGCAGCTCCACCACCAGCAGAGGGAGAGCTGGTTGGTAGAGGGAGGCAGAAAGGAGCTCCAGGACCTTTTTCTGCAGAAG CTGTTCTACAGATATCAGCTGGATTCCAGCAGGTGAAACTGGGAGAACGAGGTGGACGTCGTCGGGATTTTCATGATGCAGGCATTAACACCAGGCAGGCCATGGAGCATGTCAAGGAATCAAAGTCTG GAACTTCTGGTTCTGCCATTCAGCTGTCGGCCAACTTCTTTCGCATCCTGTCGCGCCCTCAGTGGGTTCTGTATCAGTACCATGTGGACTTTAAACCCCCGATGGAGTCTCGCCGCCTCAGAACTGCCCTCCTCTTCCACCACGACGAAGTCCTAGGCTCAGCGCGGAGCTTTGATGGAGCTCTGCTATTTCTGCCTCACAAACTGCACAGCAAGGTA ACTGTGCTACACAGCGAGACAAGGAATGGGGAGAAGGTTCAGATCACTGTCACCCTGACAAATGAACTGCCACCTACATCACCAGTGTGCATTCAGTTTTACAACATCATATTCAGACG GATCCTGCGAATTCTCAACATGCAGCAGATTGGACGCAACTACTACAACCCCAATGATCCACTCAACATCCCACAGCACAG GCTGACCATCTGGCCAGGTTACACCACCACCATCTTGCAGTACGAGTCGTCTATCATGCTGTGTACGGACGTGAGCCACAAGGTGCTGCGTAGTGAGACGGTCCTTGACTTTATGGCCAATCTGAGGCATCAGTGTGGAAATCAACGCTTTCCAGATATCTGCGCCAAGGAGCTTATTGGACTCATAGTCCTTACTAA GTACAACAACAAAACCTACAGGATTGATGACCTTGCATGGGATCACACTCCCAACAACACATTCAAGAGGGGAGACACTGAAATTTCCTTCAAGAACTACTACAAGACT CAATATGGTCTGGACATCACTGATGGGAACCAGGTGCTTCTCATCAGCCACGTGAAGAAGCTCGGTCCAGCTGGAGGTCCTCCGCCCGGCCCGGCCATGCTCATCCCAGAGCTGTGCTACCTCACAG GCTTGACTGATAAGATGCGAGCAGACTTCAACATCATGAAGGACTTGAGCACCCACACCAGACTGACACCAGAGCAGAGGGAGGGACGCCTCGACAGATTTGTCTCTAACATCCGAAA GAACACTGATGCGCAGGCAGAGTTGGACAAGTGGGGACTCAGCTTTGATAAGCAGCTCCTAAGTCTGACTGGCAGAGTCCTCCCAGGGGAGAGGATTTTCCAGGGATCAAGATCG TATCAGTACGACTTCCGGACAGCGGACTGGGCGAAAGAGATGCGTGGGATACCTCTGATCAACTCTCCTCCGCTGAATAACTGGCTTGTGTTTCACACCCGGCGTAATGGTAACGAAGCTCAGTCTCTGGTGCAGACCCTCAACAAAGTCTCAGGTCCACTCGGCATCCGCCTCCAAAGACCTGTGAT GATTGAGTATGAGGATCACCAAGAGTCTCTCCTCAGAGCCCTGCAGCAAAACGTTGGACCTCAAGTACAGATA gtGGTGGTGGTCCTCCCCAGCAACAGGAAGGACAAGTACGACAGCGTCAAGAAGTACCTTTGCGTGGACTGCCCCACTCCCAGCCAGTGTGTGGTGTCCCGCACCCTCAGCCGACCTCAGGCGCTCATGACCGTTGCTACCAAGATTGCTCTGCAGATGGCCTGCAAGATGGGAGGAGAGTTGTGGAGCGTGGAAATCCCT CTCAAACAGCTGATGATTGTGGGCATTGATTGCTACCATGACACCGCTGCTGGGAAAAGGTCCATCGGGGCTCTAGTGGCCAGCCTCAACCAGAGCATGAGCAG GTGGTACTCAAAGTGTGTGCTTCAGCACAAAGGTCAGGAGATCATGGATGGACTGAAGATGGCCTTGAGTG gtGCACTCAAAGACTACCTGAAGTTCAACAACTGCCTTCCTTCACGCATCATCGTGTACCGAGATGGAGTGGGAGACGGCCAGCTGCACAGCGTGGTCAACTATGAGGTTTCTCAGATTATGGACTCCATCAAGTCCATGGGCCATGACTACTT GCCTAAGCTGAGCGTGGTGGTGGTGAAGAAGCGCATCAGCAGCAGGTTCTTCGCCCAAATCAATGGCAAGGTGACCAACCCTCCCCCAGGAACCATCGTCGACTCAGAGGTCACCCGCCCAGAGTG GTATGACTTCTACATTGTGAGCCAGTCTGTCCGAAGCGGAAGCGTCTCCCCAACCCACTACAACGTTGTGTACGACACCAGTGGGCTGAAGCCCGATCACATGCAGCGGCTCACCTACAAACTGTGCCACATGTACTACAACTGGCAG ggGATCATCCGAGTGCCTGCTCCCTGCCAGTACGCCCACAAACTGGCCTTCCTTGTGGGTCAAAGCATCCACAGGGAGCACAGTGCGCAACTGGATGACTTCCTCTTCTACCTGTGA